In a genomic window of Sutcliffiella sp. FSL R7-0096:
- a CDS encoding phosphatase PAP2 family protein: MIEQGEMIGMQAEYGQELSSKKSNKKWRRLTLFAICGAFFIWSFQQIIWQNTIGFDEVIRNAVNALDVELLVSFFQLFTMLGDKTGVIIIMLLSIGLIWWIKRDYAAMGVIVGGVIIVNELNKWLKDYTGRERPMTGPGAESLSFPSGHAMVGLFFYGLLLYFALAYTEESKKKLVIAIFGTMFIILLGISRIFLNYHYPSDVFAGYAAGYICLILGLLVYEGIQNKVMKRKSM; encoded by the coding sequence ATGATTGAACAAGGGGAGATGATTGGTATGCAAGCGGAATATGGGCAGGAGTTGAGCAGTAAAAAAAGTAATAAGAAATGGAGAAGACTTACATTATTTGCTATTTGTGGAGCGTTTTTTATTTGGTCATTCCAACAAATTATTTGGCAAAATACGATAGGATTTGATGAAGTGATACGCAATGCGGTAAATGCTCTGGACGTCGAGCTGTTAGTTAGTTTTTTTCAGCTATTTACGATGCTTGGTGATAAAACCGGTGTGATCATCATCATGTTATTATCTATAGGACTTATTTGGTGGATAAAAAGGGATTATGCAGCAATGGGCGTGATCGTCGGAGGAGTCATTATTGTCAATGAGCTCAATAAGTGGTTGAAAGATTATACTGGGCGCGAAAGGCCGATGACGGGACCTGGCGCGGAAAGCCTTAGTTTCCCTAGTGGACACGCGATGGTGGGGCTTTTCTTTTATGGGTTATTACTTTATTTTGCGTTAGCCTATACAGAGGAAAGCAAAAAAAAGTTGGTGATCGCTATTTTTGGAACGATGTTTATCATATTACTTGGAATAAGTAGAATCTTTTTAAACTACCATTATCCTTCCGATGTTTTTGCAGGATACGCTGCTGGATATATTTGTTTGATCCTCGGGTTACTGGTGTACGAAGGGATTCAGAATAAAGTGATGAAGAGAAAATCGATGTAG
- the liaF gene encoding cell wall-active antibiotics response protein LiaF, whose amino-acid sequence MKTFNQKVIAIIFVFIGIMLLLVNIGVISLEIKEYFVTYYPVLIVLYGFKLLVDTIFYHIRALFLSVFLIAFGGLLLLDRAGYLVFEFHMFWKLWPLLIIYLGVRLFVNKRPVRVSFTKGDTDFDDLFDSAEERVEHQETKTAGTKKVITIGDMKMNKQNWAVEPLTVWNVVGDYYFDFSKAYIPDKETNIQIKGVVADLKMLIPEDLPIKVAAKVKVGQLNIFGNTSEGKGNKLFYESPNYGEATRKLNIVLDMKIGDVRIDRV is encoded by the coding sequence ATGAAGACATTTAATCAAAAAGTAATTGCCATAATCTTTGTTTTTATAGGAATCATGCTGTTGCTTGTCAATATAGGTGTCATTTCCTTGGAAATAAAAGAGTATTTTGTCACATACTATCCAGTCCTCATCGTCCTCTATGGGTTTAAACTCCTGGTGGACACCATTTTTTATCATATACGTGCTCTCTTCCTAAGTGTATTTCTAATAGCCTTTGGTGGTTTGCTGTTATTGGATAGGGCAGGATATCTAGTATTTGAATTTCATATGTTCTGGAAACTTTGGCCGTTATTGATCATTTACTTAGGTGTGAGGCTTTTTGTAAACAAGCGTCCTGTAAGAGTCTCATTCACTAAAGGGGATACTGATTTTGATGATTTATTCGACTCGGCAGAGGAAAGAGTGGAACATCAAGAAACAAAAACAGCCGGTACAAAGAAAGTGATAACCATTGGTGATATGAAAATGAACAAACAGAACTGGGCAGTGGAGCCATTGACTGTCTGGAATGTGGTGGGGGATTACTATTTCGATTTCAGTAAGGCCTATATACCCGATAAGGAAACAAACATTCAAATCAAAGGCGTGGTTGCTGATTTGAAAATGCTCATTCCAGAGGACCTGCCAATTAAAGTGGCAGCAAAGGTGAAAGTAGGTCAATTAAACATCTTTGGTAATACGTCTGAAGGAAAGGGGAACAAACTTTTTTATGAATCCCCCAACTATGGAGAAGCAACCAGAAAACTCAACATCGTGCTAGATATGAAAATAGGAGATGTTCGAATTGATCGGGTCTGA
- a CDS encoding M20 family metallopeptidase: MLNKLNQLLENRFDEMVEIRRYLHQFPEVSFKEFHTAAYIADFYKKLGIAYQSNVGGNGVVAKIMGARPGKTVALRADFDALPIQDEKDVEYKSKVPGVMHACGHDGHTATLLVLAKCLNELKEDLEGNVVFIHQHAEEYAPGGAIAMINDGCLEGVDVIFGTHLWAGVDLGTIQYRVGPVMAAADRFSIKVQGSGGHGAQPHKTKDAVVTASQLVLNLQQIVSRRVSPVDPAVISVGTFKAENAFNVIADSAYLEGTVRTFNDDVRDQIEAEIDVVASSTCSLNGSTYEYKYDRGYPAVVNHKDETDFVVNVASSVNEVKAVEETSPHMGGEDFAYYLRHVKGTFFFTGAKPEGVEVAYPHHHPKFDIHEKALLVAAKTLGAATVLYHQHEQEKLVPSHQS; the protein is encoded by the coding sequence ATGTTAAATAAACTGAATCAACTGTTAGAAAATCGTTTTGATGAAATGGTAGAGATTAGACGTTATTTACACCAATTCCCTGAGGTTTCTTTTAAAGAATTCCATACTGCAGCCTACATAGCAGACTTTTATAAAAAATTGGGTATTGCCTACCAGTCAAATGTCGGCGGCAATGGTGTGGTAGCTAAAATTATGGGAGCACGCCCCGGTAAAACCGTTGCACTGCGAGCAGATTTTGATGCCCTACCAATTCAAGACGAAAAAGATGTAGAATATAAATCAAAAGTTCCCGGGGTCATGCACGCTTGCGGACATGATGGCCACACAGCAACATTACTAGTCCTTGCAAAATGTTTGAATGAATTGAAAGAAGATTTGGAAGGAAATGTCGTCTTTATCCACCAACATGCGGAGGAATATGCACCAGGCGGAGCGATCGCGATGATCAATGATGGATGCCTTGAAGGGGTGGATGTTATCTTTGGGACGCACCTATGGGCAGGTGTGGACCTTGGAACCATTCAGTACCGAGTGGGACCGGTAATGGCTGCTGCCGACCGTTTTTCCATCAAGGTGCAAGGATCTGGTGGACATGGTGCCCAACCGCATAAAACAAAAGATGCGGTTGTAACAGCTTCTCAACTTGTTCTTAACCTGCAACAAATTGTCAGCAGACGAGTGAGTCCAGTTGATCCTGCAGTCATTTCAGTCGGTACTTTCAAAGCAGAGAATGCCTTCAATGTTATCGCGGACTCTGCTTACCTAGAAGGAACGGTTCGTACATTCAATGATGATGTGCGTGACCAGATCGAAGCAGAAATAGATGTTGTTGCTTCCTCCACATGCTCGCTTAATGGTTCGACATATGAATATAAGTATGACAGAGGTTATCCTGCTGTCGTCAATCATAAGGACGAAACAGACTTTGTTGTGAACGTTGCATCCTCTGTGAATGAGGTGAAGGCTGTAGAGGAGACTTCGCCACATATGGGAGGAGAAGATTTTGCCTATTACCTGAGACATGTCAAAGGGACTTTCTTCTTTACCGGCGCTAAACCGGAAGGCGTGGAAGTGGCCTACCCACACCATCATCCCAAGTTTGATATCCATGAGAAGGCATTGTTGGTTGCCGCTAAAACGTTGGGTGCGGCAACGGTTCTGTATCACCAGCATGAGCAGGAAAAGCTTGTTCCCTCTCACCAATCATAA